The DNA segment CCAAGGACCGCTTCCTGACCGTATACGGCCGCAAACCCGTACTGGAAGCGCTGACCGATCCCGAGCTGAATGTCGACAAAGTGATTCTTGCCGACGTCGCGCGTGGGTCGTCGGTCGCCGAGATCGAACGCGCCGCGCGGTCGGCAGGCGTGCCCGTGCAGCGCGCCAGCGCGCACAGGGTCAAGGTGCTCGCGGGCAACGGCAAGCAGGATCAGGGTGTCCTCGCCGACGTCGTGGCGCCGAGGATGCGCCCGCTCGCCGCCGCACTCGCCGCCAAGCGACCTCCCGCGAGGGTGCTCGTTCTCGACGGCATCACCACGTCGGCGAACGTGGGCATGATCCTCCGCAGCGCGACGGCCGCCGGAATCCCCGGCATCGTCGTGCCACGGCGCGGGGTCGCCGCACTCGACCCGCTCGTGGTCAAGGCATCGGCCGGGGTCGCGTTCCGTGCTCCCGTGCTGCGCTGCGCGACCGCGCGAGACGCCGTCGAACAGCTCACCGAATCCGGCTACTCGGTCTACGCGCTGGGTTCCGGGAGCCAGGGCACCCTCTTCGACCTCGAACTGCCCTCCCGCGCGGCCTTCGTGCTCGGCGGCGAGACCGACGGCGTCGGTGCCGACGTCGCGGAGCTGGTCGAAAGCTGGGTGTCGATCCCCATGCCCGGCGACGTCGAATCGCTCAACGTCTCGGCGGCCGCGGCCGTCCTGTGCTTCGAACTGGTCCGCAGAGGACTCGCCTGACACCACGCCGATGTCCACATGGCTCGGTCCCGGTCACGCGGACCGGCCCCCGGCCTTGTTCTCCAGCACGGGGAAGAGCGCGGTCAGTTCGGCGAGCGTTTCCGGCACCGAACTGTGCCGGATGCCCACCATGCCCGCGGCGACGGCGCCGTCGACATTGCGAGCGGAATCGTCGACGAAAACACAGGTCGCCACGGAAAGACCGAGCTGATCCGCGGTGAGCCGGTACACCTCGGCTTCCGGCTTGGCCACCCCTGCCTCGCCGGAGAAGACGAGCACGTCGAACCACGCGGCGAGCCTGCGCCGCGCCTGCCCCCCTCCGGCCGCATTGGACAGCAAGGCGGTGCGAATTCCGTTGTCCCGCGCGACATCCAGGGCTGCGAACAGCTCACCGGCATCCGGATCGGTCAGCACACCCGCGTAGTCGAGCACGATTCCCCTGAACACACCGACAGCCTACGGGCGAAGGGCATAGCGCATCGACATCGCCGACGAGCGCATTCGACCCCTTTTCACCAACTCGGGCGTTTTGTGGGTCAGCACGCCGCTTCGCGCCCTCTGTTCTCAGTAGAGGCTCGGCTTCCGAAGACACAGGGGGAAACAGATGGACACCGCGACCCGCGAAGGACTGCTGCCACTCGTCGCCTACGAACCGGCGCGACAGCCGGGTGCGCTGGGTACGGGACCGGCGAGACAGCTCACGCTCGACGACCTCTTCGACGACATCCCGCTACAGCGGAGGGCGACGCCGACGTGGCTACCGCGGCACGAGGAGCTGAGAACGGTGGTTACCGCGCTGCTCGAAGCCCACACCGGCCACCGGCCCGCCGACCAGCTCAGACCATGGCTCGCCCCCGCGCTCGAACAGCGCATCAAGGCGAGCGCCCGCACCGGAGGCCCTCGGTACACCCTGAACAGGGTGCATGCGACTCGCCCTTCGGACAACGCGGTGGAAGCGTGCGGGATCGCGGCCGCCGCCACCCGCACGCTCGCGATCACCGCCCGCTTCGAGCGAGGAAGGTCCGGCTGGCGATGCACGTCGTTCACCGTGCTGGAACCCGGTGACAACCGCTCGTAGCGAATGCCCGGTCAGTGCCGCGTCAATGTCCTGGTGATACCGGCGACGACCGTCGTCGCGAGAACCCAGCCCGCGGCGGTAAGCAGGTAGCCGCACCATTGCAAACCGGACCCGGCGGGAGTGAACGCCGTCGCCTGGCCGAGCCTCACCACCGGCAGCAGTACGTCGAGGGTGTAGACCAGCGCGTTGAAACCGGTACCGGCCTGGACGCGCAGGGGTGGTTGCAGCCAGAACAGGATCGTGCCGACGGTGAGCAGGGCGAGCAACCAGAGCGCGGCCCTGCCGGGAAGGTAG comes from the Prauserella marina genome and includes:
- a CDS encoding TrmH family RNA methyltransferase; this translates as MADDSAVSPKDRFLTVYGRKPVLEALTDPELNVDKVILADVARGSSVAEIERAARSAGVPVQRASAHRVKVLAGNGKQDQGVLADVVAPRMRPLAAALAAKRPPARVLVLDGITTSANVGMILRSATAAGIPGIVVPRRGVAALDPLVVKASAGVAFRAPVLRCATARDAVEQLTESGYSVYALGSGSQGTLFDLELPSRAAFVLGGETDGVGADVAELVESWVSIPMPGDVESLNVSAAAAVLCFELVRRGLA
- a CDS encoding HAD-IA family hydrolase, translated to MFRGIVLDYAGVLTDPDAGELFAALDVARDNGIRTALLSNAAGGGQARRRLAAWFDVLVFSGEAGVAKPEAEVYRLTADQLGLSVATCVFVDDSARNVDGAVAAGMVGIRHSSVPETLAELTALFPVLENKAGGRSA
- a CDS encoding Rv3235 family protein yields the protein MDTATREGLLPLVAYEPARQPGALGTGPARQLTLDDLFDDIPLQRRATPTWLPRHEELRTVVTALLEAHTGHRPADQLRPWLAPALEQRIKASARTGGPRYTLNRVHATRPSDNAVEACGIAAAATRTLAITARFERGRSGWRCTSFTVLEPGDNRS